The Paenibacillus mucilaginosus 3016 genome includes the window CCCGTGTCGACGTAATAGTGGTATTCACTGCCCTGGAACTGGGCGGCGGTCACCCGGCCCGGTATGCCGCCTCCGCCAGCGAAGCCCAGCATCAGCTCGCCCGGCCGGACCGGCATCACCCCGTGCTGCCGGAAGGCAGGCGGCGGCTCCTCGCAGGCCCACAGCTCCGCCGAGCCTCCCGCCCGCGGCCGGAACCCGCCCTCTTCCCAGCTGCCCTCCACCAGGTTCGCCTTCGAGACGAACCGGGCGGTGAACGGAGTCTCCGGGCGCATGTACACTTCCTCGGGAGGGCCCGCCTGCTCGATCCGCCCCTGGTTCATCACGATCACCCGGTCGGCCATGGCCAGCGCCTCTCCCTGATCGTGGGTCACGTATACGACCGCGGCCCCGCTCAGCCGGTGCGCCTCCTGGATCTCCCGGCGCATCTCCACCCGGAGCAGGGCATCGAGCGCGCTCAGCGGCTCGTCCATCAGCAGCAGCCGGGGGCGGGGCGCAATCGCGCGTCCGAGCGCCACCCGCTGCTTCTGGCCGCCGGAGAGCTGATGCGGCCGGCGGTCCGCCAGGGCCGAGAGGCCGAGCGCCTCCATCACTTCGCGGACCCGCTCCTCGCGGGAGGCCGCCGGCTCCTGATGCCGGTTGTGCCGCAGCGGAAACCGGATATGCTCGGCCACCGTCATGTGCGGCCAGAGCGCGAAGTGCTGGAACACCATGCCGAGGCCTCTCTGCTCCGGCGGCACGAGCACGCCGCCTCCGGCGACAAGCGTCCCGTTCATCCGAATCTCGCCGGAGCTCGGGGCCTCGAAGCCGGCGAGCAGGCGCAGCAGCGTCGTTTTGCCGCAGCCGGAAGGACCGAGCACCGCCGTGAATTCGCCCAGCGCCAGGCTCAGGTCGACCGGATGCAGCGCCGGATCGCCGCCGAACGTCTTGGAGGCGCCCCGCAGCTCGATCAGAGGAGCTGCCTGGGGCTGCCTTCCGGCCCCTCCCGTTTCCGTTCGGGCGGCCTTTATCGTATTTCCCATGCTCATGCTTTCCTGATGCCTCTCTTTCCTGCAAAATGCCGTATCCCCGCCATCAGGCCACAGCCTGCCCCCAGCAGGAGCACTAGAAGCGTCGACAGCGCCGTGGAATACACCGTGTCGCCCCCCTGCTCGAAGCCGAAGACCGTGATGCCGATCGTCTCGGCTCCCGGCGACCAGAGCAGCGCGGAGACCGTCAGCTCCGTCAGCGCCGTGAAGAAGACGAGGAGCGCGCCGCCGGCCAGGCCCGGCAGGAGCAGCGGCAGCAGCACGGTGCGCCAGACCGCCGTACGTCCGGCACCGCCCGCCCGGGCCGCCTCCTCCATCGAAGGGTCCACTAGGGCGAACGCCGCCAGGCCCGCCCGCAGCTGCAGCACGAGAAACCGGCAGACATAGGCGATGAACAGGATCGCCCCGGAGCCGTAGATCCCCGGATTCCATCCCGGCAGCGGCTCCATCCAGGTCAGGATCATCGCCAGTCCGAAGACGATGCCCGGCAGGGTATAAGGCAGCGCGAGTCCAAGCTCCGCGGCTCTTGTCCACCGGGATGGCCGTCGGACACACAGATAGGCGATCGCCGTCCCGAGGACCAGGATGACGGCCGCCGCAGCCCCTGAGAGCAGCAGCGAGTTGCCGATGGCCCGCCACACCTTCGGGGTCTCGAGCAGGATGTAGCGGTAATTGGCGAGCGTGGCGTTGGCCGGCCCGAAGGGCAGACCGTACGCCCGCTTCAGCGAGGTGGCGGTCATCGAGAGCAGCGGCAGCACCGTCACGAGGAGCAGCCCGCCGGCGAATGCCGCTTCGGCTGCCGGTCGCCACCGCCCGAGGTGCAGGCGGGCGGCCGTCTCCGGCGCACGCGTCTCCGGCACCCCGCCGCGGCGGACCGAGAGCCGCTGCAGCAGGGCGCCGCCCGCGGCGATCACCGCGAGAAGCACCG containing:
- a CDS encoding ABC transporter ATP-binding protein, which produces MGNTIKAARTETGGAGRQPQAAPLIELRGASKTFGGDPALHPVDLSLALGEFTAVLGPSGCGKTTLLRLLAGFEAPSSGEIRMNGTLVAGGGVLVPPEQRGLGMVFQHFALWPHMTVAEHIRFPLRHNRHQEPAASREERVREVMEALGLSALADRRPHQLSGGQKQRVALGRAIAPRPRLLLMDEPLSALDALLRVEMRREIQEAHRLSGAAVVYVTHDQGEALAMADRVIVMNQGRIEQAGPPEEVYMRPETPFTARFVSKANLVEGSWEEGGFRPRAGGSAELWACEEPPPAFRQHGVMPVRPGELMLGFAGGGGIPGRVTAAQFQGSEYHYYVDTGTEVWEIHATDRFALGSHVTVYWGGGNSFPQA
- a CDS encoding ABC transporter permease, giving the protein MDTLRRIPREAEEAARASGLGRWKTLLLITLPLAAPGLTGGALLAFLASLDNFGIPAFLGLPAGISVLSTRIYEETVGFGPSAFPRAASLSVLLAVIAAGGALLQRLSVRRGGVPETRAPETAARLHLGRWRPAAEAAFAGGLLLVTVLPLLSMTATSLKRAYGLPFGPANATLANYRYILLETPKVWRAIGNSLLLSGAAAAVILVLGTAIAYLCVRRPSRWTRAAELGLALPYTLPGIVFGLAMILTWMEPLPGWNPGIYGSGAILFIAYVCRFLVLQLRAGLAAFALVDPSMEEAARAGGAGRTAVWRTVLLPLLLPGLAGGALLVFFTALTELTVSALLWSPGAETIGITVFGFEQGGDTVYSTALSTLLVLLLGAGCGLMAGIRHFAGKRGIRKA